The following are from one region of the Sorghum bicolor cultivar BTx623 chromosome 2, Sorghum_bicolor_NCBIv3, whole genome shotgun sequence genome:
- the LOC8063667 gene encoding AAA-ATPase At3g28610 isoform X1, with the protein MAEHGNRALARWRRWVLANLGSFSALFTNTNFGSAWLILAPVVSLVATYAPRRLFLTYFNLFLRRRARRLLNAVDPYVTIDISEPGGEVRYSRYGPVSDSDTTYEEVKAYLSGAACSQDARELRAEGAREGNGLVVSMRDGQDVADEFRGVSLWWSSVIVRDVQGQRKGDRRFQRLTFHLRHRGVVVDEYLPHVRRQGREILFSNRRRRLYTNSKSRDPYSYEYKSWSYIDFDHPTTFDTLAMDGAKKRDIMDDLDTFRNSRDFYRRAGKPWKRGYLLYGPPGTGKSTMVAAMANYLDYDIYDVELTVVHTNSDLRRLLIETTSKSIIVIEDIDCTLDVTGDRASSSRPRRREAADEKPPPPPPRDTVTLSGLLNFIDGLWSACGGERIVVFTTNHVEKLDPALIRRGRMDMHIEMSYCRFEAFQTLAKNYLDVDDHELFGAVEEFLREEDLTPADVAECLMVARRAGSGEPSRCLEISIDELKKRAAEKAKAEAEAKARAEAEAMAWAAEAEARAAVEANAAAARDRGNSR; encoded by the exons ATGGCAGAGCACGGCAACAGGGCTCTGgcgcggtggcggcggtgggTGCTGGCCAACCTGGGCTCCTTCTCCGCCCTCTTCACCAACACCAACTTCGGCTCGGCGTGGCTCATCCTTGCGCCGGTGGTGTCGCTGGTGGCCACCTACGCGCCGCGGCGGCTGTTCCTGACCTACTTCAACCTCTTCCTCCGGCGCCGCGCGCGGCGCCTGCTCAACGCCGTCGACCCCTACGTGACCATCGACATCTCGGAGCCCGGCGGCGAGGTCCGGTACTCCCGGTACGGCCCCGTCTCCGACAGCGACACCACCTACGAGGAAGTGAAGGCGTACCTGAGCGGCGCCGCGTGCTCGCAGGACGCGCGCGAGCTCCGCGCCGAGGGCGCCCGGGAGGGCAACGGCCTCGTCGTCAGCATGCGCGACGGCCAGGACGTCGCCGACGAGTTCCGCGGCGTCTCGCTCTGGTGGTCCTCCGTCATCGTCAGGGACGTCCAGGGCCAGCGCAAGGGCGACAGGCGGTTCCAGCGGCTCACCTTCCACCTCCGCCACCGCGGGGTCGTCGTCGACGAGTACCTGCCCCATGTCCGCCGCCAGGGCCGCGAGATCCTCTTCAGCAACCGACGCCGGCGGCTCTACACCAACAGCAAGTCACGAGATCCCTA CAGCTACGAGTACAAGTCATGGAGCTACATCGACTTCGACCACCCGACGACGTTCGACACGCTGGCCATGGACGGGGCCAAGAAGAGGGACATCATGGACGACCTCGACACGTTCCGGAACAGCAGGGACTTCTACCGGCGCGCCGGCAAGCCGTGGAAGCGCGGGTACCTGCTGTACGGGCCGCCGGGCACGGGCAAGTCCACCATGGTGGCCGCCATGGCCAACTACCTCGACTACGACATCTACGACGTGGAGCTGACGGTGGTGCACACCAACAGCGACCTCCGCAGGCTGCTCATCGAGACGACCAGCAAGTCCATCATCGTCATCGAGGACATCGACTGCACCCTCGACGTCACCGGCGACcgcgccagcagcagcaggccgcGGCGGCGAGAGGCGGCCGACgagaagccgccgccgccgccgccgcgcgacaCGGTGACTCTGTCCGGCCTGCTCaacttcatcgacgggctgtgGTCGGCGTGCGGCGGCGAGCGGATCGTCGTGTTCACCACCAACCACGTCGAGAAGCTGGACCCGGCGCTGATCCGGCGCGGCAGGATGGACATGCACATCGAGATGTCCTACTGCAGGTTCGAGGCGTTCCAGACGCTCGCCAAGAACTACCTCGACGTCGACGACCACGAGCTGTTCGGCGCCGTCGAGGAGTTCCTGCGGGAGGAGGACCTCACGCCGGCCGACGTCGCCGAGTGCCTCATGGTGGCCAGGCGCGCGGGCTCCGGCGAGCCTTCTCGCTGCCTTGAGATATCGATCGATGAGCTGAAGAAGAGAGCGGCGGAGAAGGCCAAGGCCGAGGCAGAGGCCAAGGCGAGAGCAGAGGCGGAGGCCATGGCGTGGGCGGCGGAGGCAGAGGCCAGGGCGGCGGTGGAAGCAAATGCGGCGGCCGCGAGGGACCGTGGG
- the LOC8063667 gene encoding AAA-ATPase At3g28610 isoform X2 — MAEHGNRALARWRRWVLANLGSFSALFTNTNFGSAWLILAPVVSLVATYAPRRLFLTYFNLFLRRRARRLLNAVDPYVTIDISEPGGEVRYSRYGPVSDSDTTYEEVKAYLSGAACSQDARELRAEGAREGNGLVVSMRDGQDVADEFRGVSLWWSSVIVRDVQGQRKGDRRFQRLTFHLRHRGVVVDEYLPHVRRQGREILFSNRRRRLYTNSKSRDPYYEYKSWSYIDFDHPTTFDTLAMDGAKKRDIMDDLDTFRNSRDFYRRAGKPWKRGYLLYGPPGTGKSTMVAAMANYLDYDIYDVELTVVHTNSDLRRLLIETTSKSIIVIEDIDCTLDVTGDRASSSRPRRREAADEKPPPPPPRDTVTLSGLLNFIDGLWSACGGERIVVFTTNHVEKLDPALIRRGRMDMHIEMSYCRFEAFQTLAKNYLDVDDHELFGAVEEFLREEDLTPADVAECLMVARRAGSGEPSRCLEISIDELKKRAAEKAKAEAEAKARAEAEAMAWAAEAEARAAVEANAAAARDRGNSR, encoded by the exons ATGGCAGAGCACGGCAACAGGGCTCTGgcgcggtggcggcggtgggTGCTGGCCAACCTGGGCTCCTTCTCCGCCCTCTTCACCAACACCAACTTCGGCTCGGCGTGGCTCATCCTTGCGCCGGTGGTGTCGCTGGTGGCCACCTACGCGCCGCGGCGGCTGTTCCTGACCTACTTCAACCTCTTCCTCCGGCGCCGCGCGCGGCGCCTGCTCAACGCCGTCGACCCCTACGTGACCATCGACATCTCGGAGCCCGGCGGCGAGGTCCGGTACTCCCGGTACGGCCCCGTCTCCGACAGCGACACCACCTACGAGGAAGTGAAGGCGTACCTGAGCGGCGCCGCGTGCTCGCAGGACGCGCGCGAGCTCCGCGCCGAGGGCGCCCGGGAGGGCAACGGCCTCGTCGTCAGCATGCGCGACGGCCAGGACGTCGCCGACGAGTTCCGCGGCGTCTCGCTCTGGTGGTCCTCCGTCATCGTCAGGGACGTCCAGGGCCAGCGCAAGGGCGACAGGCGGTTCCAGCGGCTCACCTTCCACCTCCGCCACCGCGGGGTCGTCGTCGACGAGTACCTGCCCCATGTCCGCCGCCAGGGCCGCGAGATCCTCTTCAGCAACCGACGCCGGCGGCTCTACACCAACAGCAAGTCACGAGATCCCTA CTACGAGTACAAGTCATGGAGCTACATCGACTTCGACCACCCGACGACGTTCGACACGCTGGCCATGGACGGGGCCAAGAAGAGGGACATCATGGACGACCTCGACACGTTCCGGAACAGCAGGGACTTCTACCGGCGCGCCGGCAAGCCGTGGAAGCGCGGGTACCTGCTGTACGGGCCGCCGGGCACGGGCAAGTCCACCATGGTGGCCGCCATGGCCAACTACCTCGACTACGACATCTACGACGTGGAGCTGACGGTGGTGCACACCAACAGCGACCTCCGCAGGCTGCTCATCGAGACGACCAGCAAGTCCATCATCGTCATCGAGGACATCGACTGCACCCTCGACGTCACCGGCGACcgcgccagcagcagcaggccgcGGCGGCGAGAGGCGGCCGACgagaagccgccgccgccgccgccgcgcgacaCGGTGACTCTGTCCGGCCTGCTCaacttcatcgacgggctgtgGTCGGCGTGCGGCGGCGAGCGGATCGTCGTGTTCACCACCAACCACGTCGAGAAGCTGGACCCGGCGCTGATCCGGCGCGGCAGGATGGACATGCACATCGAGATGTCCTACTGCAGGTTCGAGGCGTTCCAGACGCTCGCCAAGAACTACCTCGACGTCGACGACCACGAGCTGTTCGGCGCCGTCGAGGAGTTCCTGCGGGAGGAGGACCTCACGCCGGCCGACGTCGCCGAGTGCCTCATGGTGGCCAGGCGCGCGGGCTCCGGCGAGCCTTCTCGCTGCCTTGAGATATCGATCGATGAGCTGAAGAAGAGAGCGGCGGAGAAGGCCAAGGCCGAGGCAGAGGCCAAGGCGAGAGCAGAGGCGGAGGCCATGGCGTGGGCGGCGGAGGCAGAGGCCAGGGCGGCGGTGGAAGCAAATGCGGCGGCCGCGAGGGACCGTGGG